The proteins below come from a single Gossypium raimondii isolate GPD5lz chromosome 2, ASM2569854v1, whole genome shotgun sequence genomic window:
- the LOC105787670 gene encoding uncharacterized protein LOC105787670 isoform X2, which translates to MDPRYTAEIFKHLEMQNELLLESHSSVSHQLHKLQVEEEMLMRKFHELMKAQAVNKKNENNGNISTALVDPACIEGDETDNNFDVECECG; encoded by the exons ATGGATCCACGATACACCGCCGAAATATTCAA gcATTTGGAGATGCAGAATGAGCTGCTTTTAGAATCTCATTCATCAGTTTCTCATCAATTGCATAAGCTTCag GTAGAAGAAGAGATGTTGATGCGTAAATTTCATGAACTTATGAAGGCTCAAGCTGTAAACAAAAAG AATGAAAACAATGGTAACATTTCCACTGCTTTAGTTGATCCAGCCTGCATTGAAGGTGATGAAACAG ACAACAACTTTGACGTTGAATGTGAATGTGGTTAA
- the LOC105787670 gene encoding uncharacterized protein LOC105787670 isoform X1: protein MDPRYTAEIFKHLEMQNELLLESHSSVSHQLHKLQVEEEMLMRKFHELMKAQAVNKKNENNGNISTALVDPACIEGDETGNSAPSVLVKSKEQL, encoded by the exons ATGGATCCACGATACACCGCCGAAATATTCAA gcATTTGGAGATGCAGAATGAGCTGCTTTTAGAATCTCATTCATCAGTTTCTCATCAATTGCATAAGCTTCag GTAGAAGAAGAGATGTTGATGCGTAAATTTCATGAACTTATGAAGGCTCAAGCTGTAAACAAAAAG AATGAAAACAATGGTAACATTTCCACTGCTTTAGTTGATCCAGCCTGCATTGAAGGTGATGAAACAGGTAATTCCGCTCCTTCAGTTCTTGTAAAGAGCAAGGAACAATTGTGA
- the LOC105787671 gene encoding BTB/POZ and TAZ domain-containing protein 4, whose product METITKQSPQGCNNICPTPPPLPGPAMNCRRKGSATKGNSCASTATRDLWDNLFDRGYRADVTIRTNDGGIIYAHAGVLGMASPVLRGMLKQAKGVGHKRLISIHGVQHDAVRVFIRFLYSSCYEQEEMKELVLPLLVLSHAFVVPQLKRICEQQLENSLLTLDNVVDVFQLSLLCDAPRLVLLTHRMILRNIKAVSATEGWIAMKRSHPALEKEILESMIYEEQMEKERIRKLNERKIYLQLYEAMEALVHICREGCRTIGPCDKDLKDDQKPCTYEACKGIELLVRHFAGCKLRVPGGCIHCKRMWQLLELHSRLCADSGSCRVPLCRNFKDKIKKQFKKDEMKWKALAKKILSTKRIGGEPYFLSSKSISSY is encoded by the exons ATGGAAACTATTACAAAGCAATCACCTCAAGGTTGCAATAATATTTGTCCAACGCCACCTCCATTACCAGGCCCAGCTATGAACTGTCGGCGGAAGGGATCGGCAACAAAAGGAAACAGCTGTGCGTCAACAGCCACGAGAGATTTGTGGGATAACCTCTTTGATAGGGGCTATAGGGCCGATGTTACAATTAGAACTAATGATGGTGGAATCATCTATGCACATGCCGGTGTTCTT GGCATGGCTTCTCCCGTCTTAAGAGGCATGCTGAAACAAGCAAAGGGTGTTGGCCATAAGAGATTGATTTCAATCCACGGTGTTCAGCATGACGCAGTTCGGGTTTTCATCCGGTTCTTGTACTCTTCCTG TTATGAGCAAGAAGAAATGAAGGAACTTGTCCTGCCATTGTTGGTATTGTCACATGCATTTGTTGTTCCTCAGTTGAAGCGAATTTGTGAACAGCAACTCGAGAACAGCTTGCTTACGCTAGACAATGTCGTCGATGTCTTCCAGCTCTCTTTACTTTGTGACGCACCTCGGCTCGTGCTGCTTACTCACCGTATGATCCTAAGGAACATCAAGGCTGTTTCCGCAACCGAAGGATGGATTGCCATGAAGAGGAGCCATCCAGCACTGGAAAAGGAAATTTTGGAATCCATGATCTATGAAGAACAA ATGGAGAAGGAGAGAATCAGAAAATTGAACGAGCGGAAGATTTACCTTCAATTATACGAAGCAATGGAGGCCCTTGTTCACATATGCAGAGAAGGATGCAGGACAATTGGTCCATGCGATAAGGATTTAAAAGACGACCAAAAACCTTGCACTTACGAGGCCTGCAAAGGGATCGAATTGCTTGTTCGCCATTTCGCCGGTTGCAAGTTGAGAGTCCCCGGCGGCTGCATCCATTGCAAAAGAATGTGGCAGCTCCTCGAGTTACACTCCCGTCTCTGTGCGGATTCAGGTTCATGCAGAGTTCCTTTGTGCAG gaatttcAAGGATAAAATCaagaaacaattcaagaaggatGAGATGAAATGGAAAGCACTAGCTAAAAAAATCTTGAGCACAAAGAGAATTGGAGGTGAACCGTATTTTCTGTCCTCCAAGTCCATCTcttcatattaa